The nucleotide window GCTTTCACTAAAAATATATAATGCCAATGGCCGTTCATTAGCATTAACATATGCAATGGCTTCATCTAATTGAGTGTATACTTTTATAGGGAGGATAGGACCAAATATTTCCTCCCTCATCACCCTCATATCGTCTGATGGATTAACGATAAGAGTTGGAGGAAAAAACTTATTTTCAGATTCGGCAGGTGATAATTGGATTACTTCCGCCCCTTTCGATTGCGCATCTGCCACTAATTCCATTAACCTATTAAAATGCTCAGCTGATATTATACGCCCATAGGATTTTGAATCTTTCTGTTCTTTCCCATAAAAACTGGCTATGGTATTCTCCATTTCAGCAATTAAACTGCCTACTATATTTTGCTCTACCAAAACATAATCTGGCGCAATACAAGTTTGCCCAGTGTTAAGAAACTTACCGAATGTAATTTTTTCGGATATTTCTGAAACCTTAACAGAACCATCAATAAATACTGGCGATTTCCCCCCCAATTCTAAAGTTACACTAGTTAAATGTTTGGCGGCATTCTTCATGACAATCTTACCAACACTAGGAGAACCAGTAAAAAAGATATGATTAAAAGGCAAGGCTAACAATTGCTCTGCCGTTTCAACTCCACCTTGTATCAAAACTACTTCATCTGAATTGAAAACGTCCTCAATAATATCTTGCATTACTTTAGAAGCCATAGTAGAAATTTCGGAAGGCTTTATTACAAGGCAGTTGCCAGCTGCAATAGCTGAAACTAGAGGGCATAATGTTAAAGTAACAGGATAATTCCATGGAGACATGATTAAACACACTCCTTTGGGTTCATATTTTATATAAGAATTACTGCCAAACAAAACCAAAGGCGATCTCACCCTTTTATTCTTCATCCAATATGGAAGGTTTTTTTTGGCTTTTTTAATTTCATCGACAACTGGATATATGTCAGATAAATCGGTTTCAAGAATTGGTTTGCCAAAATCAGCCAACATCGCCTCCCTAATCCTTGATTTATAGGTTGTTGTAATGGCAATTTGAAGTTTCGTTAATTTAGAAATCCTCTCCTTATAGGACGTATTGCCAATCTCAAATTGCTTCGCTTTAAGCCTTTCAAAGGCCTGTAAATGGGGATTTGTCATATAATTCTTAGTAATCAACTAACGGTTTTACTGGGCTGCAGGCCCGTTTCATGCATTTCATCGATGTTTTTTGTAACGGCTTTCAACTTATCTAATAATCAAGTGGGTTTGTCCAAAATATTTAATCAAGGTAAACATCCTACGCATCTTTGTATAGCAATTGAAACCCAAATACTATAAACGTCATGAAATCATTAATTACTTTAATCCTTTTCGTTAGCCTACCAATCTTCGCTTCTGCGCAAGATAATTCTGAGGCCAATTTACCTATTGACAAAACATTTATGGTTTCTATTGTTAAAGATACTGCTAATAAGCCTGCTATTAAAATAGACCAAAAATCAGCTTCGCAATTACAAGTTATCGATTTAAATTATAAAAAGAGTCTTGATTTGGTGAGCATAAAAGCATATAGAAAAAGTCTTCAAATTAAAGTGAAGACAATTAAGAGATGTTAATCTTTTAAAGGATTATTTAATTGCAGCGCCTAAGGGCGCTTTTTTTATTTCCATTCGGTACAATCGCTTTAAGTTTTGTAGTTTTATTGACTTCAAAATTTCATTCATGTCTGAACAAAAACGCCTTTTTTTAGTTGATGCCTACGCAGTTATTTTTCGTGGTTATTACGCATTTATAAAAAATCCAAGAATCAACTCCAAAGGAATGAACACTTCCGCAATCATGGGTTTTATGAATTCCCTATTGGATGTGATAAAACGTGAAAGACCTGATCATCTAGCGGTCTGTTTTGATAAGGGGGGAAGTGTTGAGCGGGTAGAAATGTTCGAAGATTATAAGGCCAATAGAGATGAAACACCGGAGGCAATAATCAATTCAATTCCTTATATCCATGATATTTTAAAGGCAATGCATATCCCAATCATGGTTAAGGAGGGTTATGAAGCCGACGATGTCATTGGCACTCTATCCAGACAGGCCGAAAAAGAAGGTTATCGGGTTTATATGGTTACCCCAGATAAGGATTTTGCGCAGTTAGTCACTGATAATATTTTTATGTACCGCCCAGTTTTTGGAGGTGGATATGAAACTTGGGGCATCCCAGAAGTTAAAAAGAAATTTGAAGTTGAACGTCCTGAACAAGTTATCGATTTGTTGGGAATGATGGGAGATTCATCAGATAACATTCCAGGATTTCCTGGCGTTGGCGAAAAAACTGCGAAGAAGTTCATCGCTGAATTTGGAAGCATGGAAGAATTGCTTGCCAATACCGATAAATTGAAGGGCAAAATGAGGGAGCGAGTTGAAGAAAATAAAGAACTGGGGTTGCTTTCCAAAAAACTTGCGAGGATAATGCTTGATGTACCAGTTATTTTCGATGAGCATGATTTTGAACTATCGGAACCGGATATCGAAGCGGTAACAGCGATTTTTGAAGATTTAGAATTTAGAAGGTTGACAGAAAATTTCATAAAAACCTTTGCAAAGGAGGAGTCTGTTCCAAATGGTGATAACACTAATCTAAGTACGCCAACCAAAGAAGTCTCTAGTTCTCCTGCTGGATCAGGGCAATTCTCTCTATTTGGTGAAGATTCTGAAAGTCTTACAATTTCTACTTCCCGGGATACCTTTGAGACCAAAAGTCATTTATACCAAAGTGTAGCTACCGGATTGTCTACTTCGCTCTTCATTAAAAATCTAATGAACCAGAAAAGTGTTTGTTTTGATACTGAGACAACTTCCATCAACCCAATTGAAGCGGAGTTGGTAGGAATTGCATTTAGTTGGGAAGCATCCAAAGGGTTTTATCTTCCATTCCCTGAGGAAAGAGAAGATGCCCAAAAGCTATTGGAACAGCTTAGAACATTTTTCGAAAATGAATCCATTGAGAAAATAGGTCAGAATTTAAAATATGATATAAAGGTTCTCCATAAATATGGCATAGAAGTAAAAGGTAAATTATTCGACACTATGTTAGCTCATTATCTGATAAATCCAGATATGCGCCATAATATGGATGTTTTGGCAGAAACCTATTTAAACTATACTCCTATTTCTATTGAAAAGTTAATTGGTAAAAAGGGTAAGAATCAAAAATCCATGCGCACGGTTCCATTGGATCAGCAAACAGAATACGCCGTTGAAGATGCGGATATTACCTTGCAATTAAAGGAGTATTTTGAAAAAGAACTAACCGAGGCCAACACCCAAAAACTGTTTGATGACATTGAAATTCCATTGTTAAGGGTTTTAGCTGAAATGGAATTGGAAGGGATTAATCTTGATATTCCATTTCTGAATGAATTATCGAAGGCTCTTGATCGCGACATAAAGCAACTTGAACAGAAGATTTATGAAGCAGCAGGTGAAACTTTTAATATTGCCTCCCCGAAACAGTTGGGCGAAATTTTGTTTGAAAAATTAAAATTGGTCGACAAGCCGAAGAAAACTAAAACGGGTCAATATTCCACAGCTGAAGACGTGTTGTCTTACTTGGCTAAAGATCACGAAATCATAAAGAATATCCTCGATTATAGAGGTCTAGCCAAATTGAAAAGCACCTATGTTGATGCTCTACCTCAACAGGTCGAACCTTCAACTGGTAGGGTTCATACAGATTATATGCAAACTGTGGCCGCCACAGGAAGATTAAGTAGTAATAATCCTAATCTTCAAAATATTCCTATTAGAACAGAAAGAGGGCGGCAAGTGCGAAAGGCATTTATTCCTAGGAATAATGACTTCACTTTGTTGGCTGCCGATTATTCTCAAATAGAATTGAGAATAATCGCTGCTTTGAGTGAAGAAGATAATATGATTGAAGCCTTCAAAAAGGGAGAGGATATTCATGCATCCACAGCTTCAAAAGTATTTAATGTGCCTTTATCAGAAGTTACAAGAGAACAAAGAAGCAATGCCAAGACGGTTAACTTCGGAATTATATATGGTGTCTCAGCATTTGGATTGAGCAACCAAACCGATCTGAGCAGGAGCGAGTCTAAAGACTTAATTGATACTTATTATGCCACTTATCCCAAATTAAGAGCATTTATCAACCAACAAATTGATTTTGCAAGAGACCATGGTTATGTTCAAACCGTGTTAGGTCGTCGTCGGTATTTAAAAGATATAAATAGCAGAAATGCAGTCGTTCGTGGCGCTGCAGAAAGAAACGCTGTTAACGCTCCAATACAGGGAAGTGCGGCGGACATCATAAAAATTGCCATGATTAATATTCATAAAAAATTAAAATCAGAAAAGTATAGAACCAAGATGCTCTTACAGGTACACGATGAATTGGTTTTTGATGTTTACAAACCTGAATTGGAACAGGTTTCAAAAATGATTAAAACTGAAATGGAAAATGCTTACACTTTAACTGTTCCATTAGATGTAGAGATAGATACTGGCAGCAACTGGCTGGAGGCACATTAAAAATTTGTTATCAATTCATGTCGTCCACCTAAATGCACCTTGAACGATTTATCATATGATTCCTGATAAAATGAAAATTTAATAAAGGCTAGGAACCAAAAAACAAAATGTTATGAAAGTACTCTTTATTGGTGGCACCGGAATTATTAGCTCTGCTTGTTCTCAATTGGCAATTTCTCGGGGAATGGATTTATACCATCTCAACCGCGGACAAACTTCTAGCCTAAGACCAATTGAGGGGGTAAAACATATTGCAGCCAATATCCGTGATTTAGAAAACACCAAAAAAGAACTTGAAAGCCATCATTTTGATGTGGTAGTGGATTTTATTTCATTTAAAAAAGAACACATTAAAAATAGCATCGCTCTATTTTCAGGAAAGACAGGTCAATTTGTATTTATCAGTTCTGCATCAGCCTACCAAACACCACCAGAAAAACTGCCGGTTACTGAAAATACTGTTTTGGATAACCCTTATTGGCAATATTCCAGAGATAAAATTGATTGCGAGGTAATACTTAGAGATGCTTATGATAGAAATGGATTTCCGTACACCATTGTTCGTCCCTCCCATACATATGACAAAACTACCATTCCACTTATTGGTGGATATACAAGCCTTCAAAGATTAAAACAAGGAAGACTTGTTATAGTTCCTGGAGATGGAACATCAATTTGGACACTAACACATCATAAGGATTTTGCTGTGGGTTTTTTAGGCCTATTTGGAAAGTCTGAGGCAATAAATAATGATTTCCATATTACTTCAGATGAGTGGTTGACTTGGAATCAAATCTATAAGTTATTTGCTAAAGAATTAAATGTTGATGCCAATTTTTTTTATGTGCCCTCAAATATTATTGCTAAATATGACAAGGATTTAGGAGATGGACTTTTGGGAGATAAAATGCACAGTATGATTTTTGACAATTCAAAAATTAAATCGTTGGTACCGGAATTCAATGCTAAAATACAGTTTGGTGAAGGAGTAAAGGAGATAGTTTCATGGTATGAAAACTTTACTATGCCCGAAAGATTTGATTTGGAATTAGATAGAAAAATGGATAACATTATTAATGATTATTCAATTGATCCACTTATAAGATAACCAACATTAAAATAACTATGAGATTCTACATTGTCATTGGTATTCTGTTTTTAGTCTCGTGCAAACCCAATAACAAGAAACCTGAACTCTCTGGAATCAATCTCAAAGATGCATATAGAAATGCATTTAAAATGGGTAGTGCTATAAATGAAGATATAGTTTCAGGAGCAGATCAAAAATCCAAAGACATTATAATTTCCCAATTCAATACAATTACACCAGAAAATTGCATGAAAGCCGGCCCTATTAATCCAGAGCCAGGAATCTACAATTTTGAACCGGCTGACGACTTTGTCGCTTTCGGACAAGCAAACAATATGTTTATTATAGGACACACTTTAATTTGGCATAACCAAACCCCAGACTGGTTCTTTAAAGATGATCTCGGCAACCCAAATACTACGGAAGCCCAAGCAGAACGTTTGCGTTCGCACATAGAAATGGTTGCTGGCAGATATTCAGGAAAAGTTCATGCATGGGACGTTGTTAATGAAGTTATAGACAATGATGGGTCTTACAGACCTACTACTTGGGTAAATAGTATAGGAGATGGCGATGAGTTGGTAAAACTCGCATTTAAACATGCAAGTAAATATGCCCCTGATACAGAATTATATTATAATGATTTCAATGCATGGAGACCTGCCAAACGAGATGGGATTATGCGAATGGTTAGGATGCTTCAAAATGAGGGCATCCGGATTGATGGAATAGGCATTCAAGGACATTGGGGATTAAATTATCCAAAAACAGAATACATCGAAGCAGCCATCGATTCCTTTGCTTCACTCGGTGTAAAAGTAATGATTACAGAACTTGATGTGGATGTTTTACCTCTTACCAAAGAGGGGCAAATCATCGGAACTGGATTATTACATCCCCAATACGAATTAGAAGAGTTTAAGGAATTCCTAGACCCCTATCGAAATGGCTTACCCGAAGAAATGCAACATGCATTAGCTGATCGTTACGCTGAACTTTTCGAAATTTTCTATCGAAAAAAAGATAAAATAGACCGTGTTACTTTATGGGGGCTTCATGATGGGATGACCTGGAAAAATGATTACCCAATAAACAATCGCACTAATTACCCATTACTTTACGACAGAAATAAAAATCCTAAACCAGCATTGCAGGCTATATTGAATATCCCAAATAATTTTTAATTAGTTCCAATTTCAGTTTTTACTATTTCAAAATGAAATTTTAAAGACGACCAACTCATCTTGAAAAATGTTTTAATTTGACCTAAAACCAAAATTAAAAATGACGACCATGGAGAGGTAACTTTAAAAATTAGGAACAACAGAAATAACAATTGATTAGAGGCAAAATAGTGGTTTTTTTAAGTCCTTATAAAAATTCACTTTAGACTGTTTGGTAATCACATAATTAATCGTAAATTTGCAAACTCTTTTTTGGAGAGGAATGTTTAATCCGTCCGCATCGAGCGGACTTGTAAATTTAAATAGTGTGGATACATTAAGCTACAAGACTATTTCAGCCAATAAATCTACCGTCAATAAAGAATGGGTATTGGTGGATGCTGAAGGTCAGAATCTTGGTCGCTTGGCTTCTAAAGTAGCAAAACTCCTTAGAGGTAAGCACAAGACCAACTTTACACCACACGTTGATTGCGGCGATAACGTAATTGTTATTAACGCAGAGAAGATTGGACTTTCAGGCAAAAAGTGGAACGATAAGACTTACATCCGTCACACAGGTTATCCTGGCGGACAAAGAAGCCTTACTGCCACAGAATTGTTTGATAAAAATCCTGCAACGTTGGTAGAAAAATCCGTGAAAGGGATGTTGCCTAAAAATAAGTTAGGCGCAGACTTATTCCGTAATTTAAATGTTTATGTAGGTTCTGAGCACCCCCATTCAGCTCAACAACCAAAAACCATTAATCTTAACGAATTCAACTAATGGAAGTAATTCACAAAATCGGCCGAAGAAAAACTGCTGTTGCTCGTGTTTATGTTGCTCCAGGAAAAGGTTCTATTACAGTTAACAAAAGAGACTTAAAAGAATATTTCCCTACCCCAACTCTTCAGTACAAAGTGAACCAACCTCTTACAATGACTGAAAACGAAGGAAACTTCGACATTACAGTTAACGTATTTGGAGGTGGCGCCACTGGTCAAGCTGAAGCTGTTCGTTTAGCACTTTCTCGCGCTATGTGCGAACTAGACGCAGAAAACAGAGGTATTTTAAAGCCTGAAGGATTATTAACTAGAGACCCAAGAATGGTTGAGCGCAAGAAATTCGGTCAGAAAAAAGCGCGTAAGAAATTCCAGTTCTCTAAACGTTAATATTTTTCAAAGTATTATGTGGATCTGCACGAGGCAGATTCAAAAAAAATTAACCAAGTATTTGTTGTCCACGGCTTCGTCCGGGATTTAGTTTAGCATCTAAATGGTTAAGGCCGAATAATCGCCACTTAATCATTGCTAATTCAACAGAACGTAAACTATTACAAAAATGGAAAATATTGTAGTTAAAGACTTATTAGATGCAGGAGTGCATTTTGGGCATTTAACCAGAAAATGGGACCCCAATATGGCACCTTACATTTATATGGAGCGTAACGGCATCCATATTATCAATCTTTACAAGACTGCAGCTAAAATTGAAGAAAGCGCAAAAGCTCTTCATAAAATTGCCGCTTCTGGAAAGAAAATCTTATTTGTAGCAACTAAAAAACAGGCAAAAGATATCGTTGCTGAAAAAGCTGGCGCGGTTAACATGCCTTACATTACTGAAAGATGGCCAGGTGGTATGCTTACCAATTTCATTACTATTAGAAAAGCCGTTAAAAAAATGGCTTCTATCGATAGAATGAAGAAAGATGGTACTTTCGAAACACTATCTAAAAAAGAACGTTTGCAAGTAGATCGACTACGTGCAAAACTTGAAAAGAACTTAGGTTCTATTAGTGACATGACTCGTTTGCCAGGAGCATTGTTTGTGGTAGACATCAAGCGTGAGCACATTGCTATTAAAGAAGCACAAAAATTAAACATTCCAATCTTCGCGATGGTAGATACTAACTCAGACCCACGTCAGGTTGATTACGTAATTCCATCAAACGATGATGCTTCTAAATCAATAGAAAAAGTCCTTTCTTTAGTTACTTCTGCTGTTGCAGAAGGATTAGCTGAACGCAAATCAGATAAAGCAGATAAGCCTGCTAAGTCTAAATCTGCTTCCCCTGTTAAGAAAAAAGCAGCAAAAGCAGTTGCAGTTTCTGAAGAAGAGGAATAAACCATACATATTCAAAACATAAAAGGTCGTTTAATTCTTTTCTATATAGAGACTAATTAAGCGACCATTTCAATTTAAATAATTAAAATTATGACTAAGATAACCGCTTCAGATGTTAATAAATTGAGACAAGCAACAGGTGCAGGCATGATGGATTGCAAAAATGCCCTTGTTGAAGCTGAAGGAGATTTTGAAAAAGCTATTGAAATCCTTAGAAAAAAAGGACAAAAAGTTGCTGCAAAGCGTGCTGATCGTGAATCAACCGAGGGTGCTGCAATTGCAAAAGTTAGCAATGACAACACTAAAGGTGTTGCCATCGTATTGGGATGTGAAACAGATTTCGTTGGTAAAAACGATAGTTTTGTTGATTTGGCCCACAAATTGGCAGAGTTAGCCTTAGAATGTTCCACTAAAGAAGAATTGTTAGCTGCTGATTTTGATGGCATATCAGTTTCCGAAAAACTTATTGAGCAAACAGGTGTAATCGGTGAAAAAATCGATATTAACGCGTTTGAAAAAATTGAAGCTCCTTACGTAGGTTCTTATATCCATGCGGGTAATAAAATTGCCACTTTAGTAGGTCTTTCTTCTTGCGCAGATGGCGCTGACGTTGTTGCAAAGGATGTTGCTATGCAGGCTGCTGCTATGAGCCCAATCGCTTTAGATGAAGACGGAGTAGACGCTGCAACGATCGAAAAAGAAATTGAAATTGCAAAAGAACAATTACGTGGCGAAGGAAAACCAGAAGCAATGTTAGACAATATTGCAAAAGGAAAATTGAAGCGTTTCTTTAAGGATAACACTTTAGTTAACCAAGATTTCATAAAAGACAGCAAACAAAGTGTTGCCCAATATGTAAAGTCATTAGGAAATGATGTTAAAGTAACTGCATTTAGACGCGTTACTTTAGGTTAATCCTATTTCAACTAATATTAAAATCCCGCAAATGCGGGATTTTTTGTTTATAATTATGCATATGAGATAATTTTGAAAATAGGAATTCTGAATTTCTCATTAAAAAAATATGTAGTTTTGCTAAACCGTTGTAACGATTACCGATTACAGCTACAAAGGATGTCAATTCATGAAATATAACAGAATCTTACTAAAGCTCTCAGGTGAAGCTTTAATGGGAAATCGACAATACGGAATAGATCCCCAAAGATTATCAGAATATGCCAAAGAAATTAAAGCAATTACAGAAGCTGGCGTAGAAGTAGCCATAGTAATTGGCGGTGGCAATATCTTTAGAGGGGTTGCAGGAGCAAGTAACGGAATGGATAGGGTGCAAGGTGACCATATGGGTATGCTTGCCACCATTATCAATGGCCTAGCTTTACAAAGCGCGCTTGAAGACGCCGGCGTACCAACCCGACTACAATCTGCAATACAAATAAATGAGGTGGCGGAACCTTTTATTAGGAGAAAGGCATTAAGGCATCTAGAAAAAGGCCGAGTTGTTATTTTTGGTGGCGGAACCGGAAATCCTTATTTTACCACTGATTCGGCTGCAGTTTTACGAGCCATCGAAATGGAAGCTGATGTTATTCTAAAAGGTACTAGAGTGGATGGCATTTACAATACCGATCCTGAAAAAGACCGTATGGCAATTAAATTCGATCACATCAGTTTTGATGATGTATTGAGAAAGGGCTTGAAGGTAATGGATACCACCGCCTTCACCTTAAGCCAAGAAAACCAATTACCTATTATTGTATTTGATATGAATAAAAGGGGAAACCTTTTTAAAGTGGTTTCTGGCGAGAAAGTAGGAACAAAAGTTAATTTATAGATTTTAAAGTCTAATTAGGAATTTTTAATTACCAATGAACGAGGAAGTCGATTTTATTTTAGATACTACACAAGAAGCGATGGACAGTGCCATCAAACATCTTGAAAAACAGTTTGTAAATATTCGCGCTGGTAAGGCAAGCCCGGCAATGCTTGGCAGTGTGTTCGTAGAATATTACGGCAATCAAACTCCTCTTAATCAGGTTGCCAATGTTAATACCCCAGATGGTCGTACGATTACTGTGCAGCCTTGGGAAAAACAAATGATAGGTGAAATTGAAAGAGGAATAATGATGGCCAACCTAGGATTCAATCCTATGAACAATGGTGAAATGGTAATTATTAATGTGCCGCCGTTAACAGAAGAGCGCCGAAAGAATTTGGCCAAACAGGCTAAAGCAGAAGCTGAAGATGCAAAAGTCGGAATTAGGAATGCTCGTAAAGAAGCCAATAACGATCTTAAGAAATTGGATATTTCTGAGGACCTTTTGAAGAATGCTGAGATCGATGTACAAGAAATGACAGATTCTTACGTAATGAAAGTGGATGAACTTCTAGAGGTTAAGGAAAAAGAAATCATGACAGTTTAACAAGCGGCATTAGTCGCTTTTTTTGTCCTCAATCACCTTATGAAAAGACACCTACTTAAAATCTGTCTTGTTTTCATTGTATCCTTTTCGTTTTCACAAAATGAAGGTAATCCCCAAAGCGAAGGATCAGAAAATACCACCAAACCAAAATTTTTAAAAAATATACCTGACGGGTATTTCCCCACCAAATATTTCAAGTTCGATTTAAGGTATCTTTTCAAATATAACCGGTACGAACATGTAAGAACTGGGGTGGGTGGCGTTACAACTGAAGATTTTTCAAAACTATTTAGAATAAGTAATTATGTTGTTTATGGTTTTGGTGACCACCGATGGAAATACAACATAACAGGAGGCATTTTGTTAAATCAGCCAACTGATACTTGGCTAAGTTTGGCTTATACGGATGATTTAACCGAAACAGCAAGTTCTCCCTATTTAACGGACAAAAGGACTTTCCGTGTGTTCCAACCTAGGCTTTTTAATATAGACAGATTTCACCACCACATTACCAAATCTGTTAGTCTGGAACATGTCTTCTCAGAAAAATTATTAGGTGTTTTAGATGTTTCAGCAAACAAAATTTGGCCCACTTACGATTACATCTATGTAAATGACGGTTTTGAATATGATCGATTTCATCTAAGTTTAGCCAAGCTAGCCATGCAATGGACTCCAGCAAACGGCAAAGTTATAGATCAACATAATGGAGCGGTTAAAATCGAGCAAGGATTTCCTGTAATATCCCTTCAATTAACAAAAAGTTTTACAGATATATTGGATGGTGATTTCGATTTTTTTAAAATAGATACAAGGTTTGCACATCAATTTAATTACAATAACGAAAGCACTACAGAAATTCTCACAAAGACAGGCATAGCGTTTGGAGATGTACCGATTACTCATCTTTACCATGCCTATCCAAATAATTTGAATAAACCCGAAATAATGCAACGCTTTTCGGTAGCAGGCATCAATAGTTTCGAAACAATGTATTTCAATGAATTCTTCGTGGATAGATATGCCTCACTTCAAATTAAACATTTTCTCAAACCATTTAATTGGGGGAAAAAATTTAAGCCCCAATTAGTGTTGATCAGTAGAATGGCAATTGGAGAAATGTCTGACATCGAAAAACATCAACTTATCAATTTTTCAACCTTCAAAAAGGGGTATTCTGAAGCAGGATTTGAAATGAATAAAATACTGTTTGGTTTCGGACTAGCCGCCGCTTATAGATATGGTGCCTATCATTTACCTAATTTCGAGCAAAACTTCGCGTTTAAGTTCACATTTAACATGAAGATATAGAATAAACTAACATTGGTATTATAAGTCTTATTCTTCTTCTTTTCATACCTTTGCACATCTTTTTAGATACCAATGCTTAAACTGTTAACTACCGGCTTTTGGGAAGTCGTTGCCCGCAAAATTCTACGGAACAAAATTGGGATTTTGGTTACCATTATTTTGGCAACCATTTTTCTGAGCTACCAATGGAAATATATGCGTTTCACCTATACTGAAGCCAACCTACTTCCTGATGACCACCCAATTAATGTAGAGTATAATGAATTTCTTAATCTTTTTGGTGAAGAAGGAAACCTTATAGTTCTAGGTGTAAAAGACAGTTTGTTATTCACTCCAGAAAACTGGAATGAGTGGCATTCTCTCGCAGATAAATTAAAGAAGTTTGATGCGGTTGAAACTGTACTTTCCATAAATGACTTACAACAATTAGTTAAAGATACTGCACAAAATAAATTTGTATTAAAACCATTAGTAAAGGACTCTATAGGTTCGCAAACCGCTATTGATTCTTTAAAAAATGACCTTTTAAGCAAATATCCTTTCTACGAGAATTTCCTGTTCAATTCTGAAAATCAAACAATTAGAACCATTGTTTATTTACATCAAGATATTGTAAATAGCGCTGTTCGAAGGGATTTTATTGTGGACGATTTAATTCCATTGGTTTCAGAAACTGAACTAAAAACAGGGATGGATGTCAGAGTTTCTGGAATGCCTTATATCCGCACATTGAATTCGCAGGTTATTATAGACGAGATTGGATGGTTTATTGGTGCGGCGTTATTGGTTACTTCCCTTATCTTCTTTTTCTTTTTTAGATCAATTAGGGCCACTTTAATTTCTTTAATTGTTGTTTCCATAGGGGTAATGTGGACCTTTGGTATCTTGGGATTGCTGAAGTATGAAATAACCGTTCTAACCGCATTAATACCCCCTTTAATTATAGTTATAGGAATACCTAATTGCATTTTCTTAATAAACAAATACCAACATGAGGTAAAGAAACATG belongs to Aegicerativicinus sediminis and includes:
- a CDS encoding aldehyde dehydrogenase family protein, yielding MTNPHLQAFERLKAKQFEIGNTSYKERISKLTKLQIAITTTYKSRIREAMLADFGKPILETDLSDIYPVVDEIKKAKKNLPYWMKNKRVRSPLVLFGSNSYIKYEPKGVCLIMSPWNYPVTLTLCPLVSAIAAGNCLVIKPSEISTMASKVMQDIIEDVFNSDEVVLIQGGVETAEQLLALPFNHIFFTGSPSVGKIVMKNAAKHLTSVTLELGGKSPVFIDGSVKVSEISEKITFGKFLNTGQTCIAPDYVLVEQNIVGSLIAEMENTIASFYGKEQKDSKSYGRIISAEHFNRLMELVADAQSKGAEVIQLSPAESENKFFPPTLIVNPSDDMRVMREEIFGPILPIKVYTQLDEAIAYVNANERPLALYIFSESKVNIRHIIANTRAGGTTINHNLLHFLNNELPFGGINNSGIGKSHGYHGFKAFTNERAILNQFTISPVSLIKPPYTKLKQKLIDLMIKYF
- the polA gene encoding DNA polymerase I, whose protein sequence is MSEQKRLFLVDAYAVIFRGYYAFIKNPRINSKGMNTSAIMGFMNSLLDVIKRERPDHLAVCFDKGGSVERVEMFEDYKANRDETPEAIINSIPYIHDILKAMHIPIMVKEGYEADDVIGTLSRQAEKEGYRVYMVTPDKDFAQLVTDNIFMYRPVFGGGYETWGIPEVKKKFEVERPEQVIDLLGMMGDSSDNIPGFPGVGEKTAKKFIAEFGSMEELLANTDKLKGKMRERVEENKELGLLSKKLARIMLDVPVIFDEHDFELSEPDIEAVTAIFEDLEFRRLTENFIKTFAKEESVPNGDNTNLSTPTKEVSSSPAGSGQFSLFGEDSESLTISTSRDTFETKSHLYQSVATGLSTSLFIKNLMNQKSVCFDTETTSINPIEAELVGIAFSWEASKGFYLPFPEEREDAQKLLEQLRTFFENESIEKIGQNLKYDIKVLHKYGIEVKGKLFDTMLAHYLINPDMRHNMDVLAETYLNYTPISIEKLIGKKGKNQKSMRTVPLDQQTEYAVEDADITLQLKEYFEKELTEANTQKLFDDIEIPLLRVLAEMELEGINLDIPFLNELSKALDRDIKQLEQKIYEAAGETFNIASPKQLGEILFEKLKLVDKPKKTKTGQYSTAEDVLSYLAKDHEIIKNILDYRGLAKLKSTYVDALPQQVEPSTGRVHTDYMQTVAATGRLSSNNPNLQNIPIRTERGRQVRKAFIPRNNDFTLLAADYSQIELRIIAALSEEDNMIEAFKKGEDIHASTASKVFNVPLSEVTREQRSNAKTVNFGIIYGVSAFGLSNQTDLSRSESKDLIDTYYATYPKLRAFINQQIDFARDHGYVQTVLGRRRYLKDINSRNAVVRGAAERNAVNAPIQGSAADIIKIAMINIHKKLKSEKYRTKMLLQVHDELVFDVYKPELEQVSKMIKTEMENAYTLTVPLDVEIDTGSNWLEAH
- a CDS encoding NAD-dependent epimerase/dehydratase family protein; protein product: MKVLFIGGTGIISSACSQLAISRGMDLYHLNRGQTSSLRPIEGVKHIAANIRDLENTKKELESHHFDVVVDFISFKKEHIKNSIALFSGKTGQFVFISSASAYQTPPEKLPVTENTVLDNPYWQYSRDKIDCEVILRDAYDRNGFPYTIVRPSHTYDKTTIPLIGGYTSLQRLKQGRLVIVPGDGTSIWTLTHHKDFAVGFLGLFGKSEAINNDFHITSDEWLTWNQIYKLFAKELNVDANFFYVPSNIIAKYDKDLGDGLLGDKMHSMIFDNSKIKSLVPEFNAKIQFGEGVKEIVSWYENFTMPERFDLELDRKMDNIINDYSIDPLIR
- a CDS encoding endo-1,4-beta-xylanase, with amino-acid sequence MRFYIVIGILFLVSCKPNNKKPELSGINLKDAYRNAFKMGSAINEDIVSGADQKSKDIIISQFNTITPENCMKAGPINPEPGIYNFEPADDFVAFGQANNMFIIGHTLIWHNQTPDWFFKDDLGNPNTTEAQAERLRSHIEMVAGRYSGKVHAWDVVNEVIDNDGSYRPTTWVNSIGDGDELVKLAFKHASKYAPDTELYYNDFNAWRPAKRDGIMRMVRMLQNEGIRIDGIGIQGHWGLNYPKTEYIEAAIDSFASLGVKVMITELDVDVLPLTKEGQIIGTGLLHPQYELEEFKEFLDPYRNGLPEEMQHALADRYAELFEIFYRKKDKIDRVTLWGLHDGMTWKNDYPINNRTNYPLLYDRNKNPKPALQAILNIPNNF
- the rplM gene encoding 50S ribosomal protein L13 gives rise to the protein MDTLSYKTISANKSTVNKEWVLVDAEGQNLGRLASKVAKLLRGKHKTNFTPHVDCGDNVIVINAEKIGLSGKKWNDKTYIRHTGYPGGQRSLTATELFDKNPATLVEKSVKGMLPKNKLGADLFRNLNVYVGSEHPHSAQQPKTINLNEFN